GATTGATTTAGCTAATATTTTGAAGACCTATGCTTTAGCAATTATTGGGGTTTTAATCATTGCAATAGCCTTACTTCTATATTATTTTAAATCACAAAAAAATATTGAATCAGGGGATAAGATTTTATTTAAATTGCCATGGATTAATGCCACCTATAAAAAAATTATATCTGCAAGACTAGCAAATGCGATGACTATGATGTTAAAAGCAGGCTCTTCATTTGATGAAGCTTTAGATATGTCAAAAAAATCAGTGGGAAATGCTTATGTAGAATCACTGCTAGAAGCTGCGAGACTAAACATTATAAATGGCTCAGACCCAGTAAAGGAGCTAGATAATCTAGGGATTTTCCCTGTACTATTTATGAAAATGCTCAAAATAGGTCACATGACTGGAGAGCTTGAAAGTAGTTTAAGCAAAATATCTGTAATTTATGATAAAGAAGTTGAAAAGTCATTGTCGAAGATAACCACGATGATAGAACCTGCGCTGGTGACCATATTATCTCTTATTATTGGAGTAATGTTGTTTACAGTTATGCTTCCTCTAATTAATATCATAGCCGCTATCGGATAAAAGGAGGGGGAGTTATGATTAATGCAGTTAAATCAAAAATCATACCTATACTTTTTTTAACAATAATTCTAGCATATATGTTTTTTAACTTCCAAGGATTAAGCTCATTTTTAGCTACTTCAGATAGCGATAATATAGAGAGCGTTAGAAAATCTATAGAAAATGCCGCAGTTCAATGCTATGCGCTAGAAGGACATTATCCTCCAAGTATAGACTACCTTAAAGAAAACTATTCTATAATTACCAATGAGGATGCATATATCTACCATTATGAAGTAGAAGCATCAAACATTATGCCAACTATATTGGTATTTAAAAAATGGAAGGAATAGTGGAACTTATGAAAAAAAATAATAAAGGAGTAAGCAAGGTAGAAGTGATTCTCGTTATGATATTAATCCTGCTTATGGGGTTAGCGGTGTTCACCCTAGTAGTATCCTCTAGTGATACCTATAAAAATGTCATAGATGAAAAAGAGAATTTATCAAATCTAAGAATTGCTGCTTCATATATAGATAATAAAATAAAACAATCTGATGAGCAGTCCTCTATCTATATTAAGAATAATCCTATAAATGGAGAAGCATCTATTGTAATAGTTCAAAGGGTAGATAATGAAAATTATGAAACCTGGATATATTTAAGCGATAAAATGCTTAAAGAAGCTTATATAAAACAAAATCAGGAATTTACTGACGATATGAGCTTTGATATAGCCTCTATCGAAGAGTTTGTACCGAGCATTAATGATGATATTATGGAAATTACAATTTCAGGAAATAAAGCTTCCGATACATTTTCAAAGAGATATTTAAAAATAAACTTGAAATCAAATGAAGGATAGGGGGGAGGCTATTTTGAATAAGAGAAATGGATTTACTTTGATTGAAATAATAATATCTATAGGAATAGTCTCTTTTCTAAGTGTATACCTCCTTCAGATATTTATAACAGCAAAAAACTTAAACGAAGTCACCTATGATTTAGACAATGCAGTCATTGTAAGCAAATCAGTTATGGAATCCCTATCAGCAGGAGAAAAAATTGGTCCAGATAGTGATGATATAATACTAAAAAATGCAAGGAAGCTTTCCGATGAATTAATATATACAGTAAAACTAGGTGATGATTTCCAACCAGTAGATAGTGATTTTGTGGACTCTTCCTATATTATGAATATCACTTTGGATTTAGTAGATTCATCAGAGCTTAGTAATATGGGTTTATACAACATATCAGTTGATATACAAAGGGAAAAGCCATATTTCTTGAAATCTAGCCAAAATAAAGAAATTTATGCATTAAATGCCTCTAAAGGACTACTACTAGATATAGGAGGCGATACAAGTGATTAAATTTAAAACTAGAACTGGCAGTTCATCGATACTTGTTATACTATTAGTAGTAACTATGGTAGTATTTGGAGTTTTAGCTATGATGTCATCATATTCTGGACTTAAAATGGCTAGAAAAACTGCTCAGTGGACTCAGGATTATTACGAGCTTGAATCAAAGGCTGAAATTATGCTTTACGATATAAAAAATATAGTGCATCAAAGCATTGTAGCATCAAATACCACAAGTCAAGATTATTGGACTAGCTTAAATAGAGCTCTTCAGGAATTAGATAGCTCAGAGGTGACGTTGACCTATGATGCAGATAAAATTATTGTAAAAGGGAATTTTGTAAACTCATCAGGAGATAGATTTCTAGCTTTGCTTACTCTTGAGAATCTAGCACTAGACAATGATATAGCTATAGAAGAGGATTTAATTGAGATAAATACCTGGAAGCTGATACCAAGAGAGGTTGAGTATGAGGACGCAATAGAATTTAAAGATCTGGAGGTAAACATAGAAAATGATTGAGCTACAATCTCTACTAAAAGAAGCAGTTGACAAAATGGCCTCAGATATATTTATAAGTGTTGGAGTACCACCTACACTTAAGATAAATGGACAATTAATAAAGGTTGATGATGAAAAATTAAATCCAGAAACGGCAAAAAAGATGATAAGCGAACTATTTAAAACAGAGGAAGACTTTCTTGATTTTGTAAAAGCTGGGGAAAAAGATTTTTCTACATCTTTAGCTGGAATTGGAAGGTTTAGAGTAGCTGCATACATCCAAAGAGGCTCTATGGCAGCGGCTATAAGGGTACTGAGGTTTGAATCACTAGACCTTGGACAGCTTAATATTCCAACAGAAATTCTTGATTTTCACAGTAAGAAAAAAGGCTTGATTTTAGTTACTGGGCCTACTGGCTCTGGAAAATCTACAACACTATCGGCAATAATAAGCTTAATCAATAAAAAAAGATCATGCCATATTCTTACGCTAGAAGATCCTATTGAGTATCTTCATAAGCATGACAAGAGCATAGTGGATCAAAGAGAAATAGGAATAGATACCAAAAGCTATTCCATGGCATTAAAATCTGCATTAAGACAAGCACCAGATGTAATTTTAATAGGAGAAATGAGAGATTATGAAACTGTATCAATAGCTCTTACAGCAGCTGAAACAGGACATCTTGTATTATCTACGCTACATACAACTAGTGCAGCAAAAACCATAGACAGAATAATCGATGTGTTTGAACCATCGCAGCAGCAGCAAATAAGAGTTCAGCTTTCAACGGTTCTTACGGCTGTTGTGACTCAACAGCTTCTTCCATCGATAGACGATAGTAGGATACCTGCATTTGAGGTGATGATAGCAAACCCTAATATTAGAAATCTAATAAGAGAGGCTAAAATACCTCAAATAGATGCAGCAATACAAACTGGAAGAGCTTTTGGTATGATGAGTATGGACATGAGCATAGCAAATCTATATAATGAAGGAA
This is a stretch of genomic DNA from Acetoanaerobium sticklandii. It encodes these proteins:
- a CDS encoding DUF4860 domain-containing protein, which encodes MKKNNKGVSKVEVILVMILILLMGLAVFTLVVSSSDTYKNVIDEKENLSNLRIAASYIDNKIKQSDEQSSIYIKNNPINGEASIVIVQRVDNENYETWIYLSDKMLKEAYIKQNQEFTDDMSFDIASIEEFVPSINDDIMEITISGNKASDTFSKRYLKINLKSNEG
- a CDS encoding prepilin-type N-terminal cleavage/methylation domain-containing protein, which gives rise to MNKRNGFTLIEIIISIGIVSFLSVYLLQIFITAKNLNEVTYDLDNAVIVSKSVMESLSAGEKIGPDSDDIILKNARKLSDELIYTVKLGDDFQPVDSDFVDSSYIMNITLDLVDSSELSNMGLYNISVDIQREKPYFLKSSQNKEIYALNASKGLLLDIGGDTSD
- a CDS encoding type IV pilus twitching motility protein PilT, with product MIELQSLLKEAVDKMASDIFISVGVPPTLKINGQLIKVDDEKLNPETAKKMISELFKTEEDFLDFVKAGEKDFSTSLAGIGRFRVAAYIQRGSMAAAIRVLRFESLDLGQLNIPTEILDFHSKKKGLILVTGPTGSGKSTTLSAIISLINKKRSCHILTLEDPIEYLHKHDKSIVDQREIGIDTKSYSMALKSALRQAPDVILIGEMRDYETVSIALTAAETGHLVLSTLHTTSAAKTIDRIIDVFEPSQQQQIRVQLSTVLTAVVTQQLLPSIDDSRIPAFEVMIANPNIRNLIREAKIPQIDAAIQTGRAFGMMSMDMSIANLYNEGKITKETALAYAVNPEGITKYFK
- a CDS encoding type II secretion system F family protein, giving the protein MQKEKMLSASDLSLFCYQLSLIFKSGIPILDGMEIFAKDMMDPRLKEVAQDMQQQLAQGYSLHSVIEKYKFFPVYLASMVKIAEQTGNLQDELERLSDYYEQTDRLNNKIKSAVTYPLILLVLMAGVILFLVLKVLPMFHEILLSLGGDIPVSTKIMIDLANILKTYALAIIGVLIIAIALLLYYFKSQKNIESGDKILFKLPWINATYKKIISARLANAMTMMLKAGSSFDEALDMSKKSVGNAYVESLLEAARLNIINGSDPVKELDNLGIFPVLFMKMLKIGHMTGELESSLSKISVIYDKEVEKSLSKITTMIEPALVTILSLIIGVMLFTVMLPLINIIAAIG